A window of Gloeothece verrucosa PCC 7822 genomic DNA:
AAGGCTGAGGTTGAATACAAGTAACTTGATAACCCAATTGGGCTAAGGCACACATAATGGTGTGATTATCTTCTGCCACTCCTCCAATACCCCTATCATTTGTGTATAAAAATATCTGTTGACTCATTTTTTTTGTTGATTATTGACTTAATACAGCAGTTTTGTAAGCTTTAATTGTTTCTTGACCAAACTTTTCCCAACTAAACTTTTTTGCTTGCTCAAGTGATTTTAAAGACATTTCCTCCCTCAAATTAGAGTTATTATATAGCTGAAAAAGATTATGGCAAAGCTCATCTCTATCCCTAGGATCGACCATAATACCAGCATCTCCTACAACTTCTGGCAGGGAAGAGGTATTAGAAGTAATGACTGGAGTCCCACACTGCATAGCTTCTAGAGGTGGAATACCAAAACCTTCATACAAAGAAGGATAGACAAAGGTCAAAGCATCACTATATAAAGCCGCTAGGTCTTCATCAGATATATAATCAGTTATAATAATTCGCTCTTTTAATAAATTGTAATTTTCATGTTCTTGTAAAATTTGCTCGTACTCGGCTAGTTTATTTTTAATGGTTACACAAACTAAAACAAGATAAAGGTCGTTAATCTTTTGTTCTTGTAGCAGTTGAGCAAAACAATGAATGAGATGAGGAAAGTTTTTTCTTGTTACCCAAGCACTGACACTTAAGATATAAGGACAATCCCTAGGAATATTATATTTATTTCTAATGGCAGTAATTTTTTCGGGATCGGAACAGGAAGAAAAAACTTTTGAGGGTGCTAAATGGGTAACAAACACTTTAGCAGGATCAATTTCTGGACAATAGTTACATAAATCATCTTTACCAGACTGAGATACACAAAATACCCAATCGTAGGATTTTATGCTATTTACTATCCTATGAGTAAGAGGAATTAACCCCGGATTTTTTTTATCAACTAATTCTGGATATAAAAGGGGAATGATATCGTGAATAGTGATAAATCGCTGTAGTTTTGGGTTGGATGGTGAGAGTTCAGGTAAAGGATAAAAGGGAGAATGAAATATATCATTTTTATCTAAATTGCTGGGAGTTAACAAAAGATTATTGTTAGTCATCAATTCAATTATTTTTAATAATATTGATTGCCATATTCTTGAGATATAGTTTAAATTATATTTTTTATTTAATTCTACCAAAGTCCTTCTAATTTTTCTATGAATATACTTTTCAATAGTTGAAGTGGCTAAATTTATATCAGAAAATTTATCGCAAGATTCTAAGTATGAAAGGGCACAATCTATCATAAGTTCTCCTGGATCAAGCCACTCATTTAACTCTGGACATAAAAAAGTACAGAAAGATAGATCACATTCTTTTGAAGTGGCAATTATTTCGGCAATTTTTTCAGCAACACGGAACGCTCCTGTACGGGTATTATACTTGTAGCTTATACCCAGTAGAGAAATGTCATAAAGAACTTTCATTTCAAACCCATGAAAAATAATTTTTTAGTTTGCTTATCATAAATTACCATAATCTACCTCTATAAAAAGGAGGAAATAATAAAGATTTTAGATTTGCGCTTTGGAAAAAAGAAGTAATAAGCTATAATTAATTTTAATGAGTCAAAAAAAGACTTATAATCTTGAAAACCCTATTTTTTATGGTAAGTACCTGGACATAAATAAAGCACTTTATGTTAAGAAATGTAAAAACCTTGAAAGCCTTTCCTCTTCCCTGTTCCCAGATCCGGTGTTCCCTTACCAAACAGTTAACTTTACTTTTGTCCAGGTACTTAAATCCATTGATAATTACATAAATGAGCGATATGATTAAGTTATATTTACATATTGGCACGCCGAAAACAGGTACAAGTACACTACAACATTTTTTAACGGTAAAACGGCAAGAACTTTTAAAGGAAGGTTTTTTATATCCTTTGGCGGGAACTATTGATTTTGACCCAGGTATATTAATGAGTCATGAAAAGTTAAGTATAGCCATCAAACATGAATTAAATATTCCAGTGAGTTATAAATTATATAAGCAAGAGGAATGGCGAAATACCCTTAAAACAGAATGGAATAGACTGCATGATGAAATTAATAAGCATTCAGGAAGAAATGTAGTAATAAGTGCAGAATCTTTTAGTGACTTTGAGCTTGAGGGAATTAAATTAATTAAAAAAAATTTATCAAACTCTGATGTTAAAATAGTTGTTTATATTAGACA
This region includes:
- a CDS encoding glycosyltransferase family 4 protein — protein: MKVLYDISLLGISYKYNTRTGAFRVAEKIAEIIATSKECDLSFCTFLCPELNEWLDPGELMIDCALSYLESCDKFSDINLATSTIEKYIHRKIRRTLVELNKKYNLNYISRIWQSILLKIIELMTNNNLLLTPSNLDKNDIFHSPFYPLPELSPSNPKLQRFITIHDIIPLLYPELVDKKNPGLIPLTHRIVNSIKSYDWVFCVSQSGKDDLCNYCPEIDPAKVFVTHLAPSKVFSSCSDPEKITAIRNKYNIPRDCPYILSVSAWVTRKNFPHLIHCFAQLLQEQKINDLYLVLVCVTIKNKLAEYEQILQEHENYNLLKERIIITDYISDEDLAALYSDALTFVYPSLYEGFGIPPLEAMQCGTPVITSNTSSLPEVVGDAGIMVDPRDRDELCHNLFQLYNNSNLREEMSLKSLEQAKKFSWEKFGQETIKAYKTAVLSQ